In the Pseudonocardia sediminis genome, CGGTCAGCAGCGGCGCCAGCACCGTGGCCAGGCCGTCGGCGCGCACGTTGACCGCGTGCCGGTGACGTCCTGGCACGACGGCGGGCTCAGCGCTGGTTGGCGGGGAAGTACGACTGGTCCTGCGCGGCGGTCGGACGCGGCACGCTGGGGCCGTTGCCCATCGTGAACTGCTGCTCGATCACCCGCAGGTCCCGCCGGGCCATGGCCAGGTTCGCCTGGGCCCGGTTGAGGACCAGGTAGAAGAACAGGTTCTCCTCGCCGGTGCCGTGGATGATCCGGATCAGGTGGTACTGGGTGTCGAGGGTGATCAGGATGTCCTCGATCGTCTCCCGCAGGCCCAGCTTCTGCATGACCTCGAGCTTGGTGCGCACGACGTCGGAGTTGCCGGGGGCCGCGACGTCCAGGTCGAACTCCGGGCTCCCGCCGCGGGATCCGAGGGTCATGCCGCTGTCGAAGTCCACCAGCGCGACGGCGAACGCGCCGCGGATGTTCGCGGCCATGTCCAGGGAATGCTCGATGTTGTTCATGGGGAAGAAGGCCTCCAGGCCGGGGAACGGAACCGCGACGAAAGGGGAGTGTTCGCGGCTCGGCGACAGTATCCCCGGAATGGAAAAGGCGCCAGAGTGGGGTGCGTCTCGTTCGCGCATAAAAGGCGGGACTAGTCGAGACGGCGTAGTGCGTCGAGCAATCGGCGCATCGTGTGCAGGTCGGTCGACCATCCACCGGCCGGCGCGGGCTCCCGCTCGACGGCGTCGCGTGACGGGCCCCCGGCGTCGGGCTGCCGCGGGAGCGGGACCGCGCCGGCGGGTGCCCCGGGGGCGGGCCGCACCGGCGCGGACGGGGCCGCGCGGGACGCCGGGGCGAGCGCGACCGCCGGACGTCCGGAATGGGTGCCCGGGTTCCGCATCGGCAGCCGCGCGAGGACCGGTGCCCGCTCGGTGATCGACTCCTGCACGGGCGGGAGCGCCTGTGGCGGAACGGCTCCCGGAGTGTCCGGCCGGAGGGTGGACAGCGCCAGCCGGGCCTGGGCGAGGTTCGCCCGCGCCCGGTCGAGGCAGAGGTAGACCAGCAGCGCAGCGCCGTCCCCGGAGCGGATCCGGCGCAGCAGGTGGTAGTGCCGCTCCCCGCTGATCATGAGGTCCTCGAGGTCGCCCCGGAGCGCCGGCGAGTCCGCGACGACCCGGCCCCACGCGATCACCGGAGCGGCCTCGGGCGGGCGCACCCCGTACTCGTCCACCGTCGTTCCGGACTGCTGTCCGGCGACACACGAATACTGCGCACCGGGCAGCGAGGCGATACTCCGGAGCGCCTCGGAAAACGTCGTCAAGATCAATTCCTCCCGGGCTGGAAAATGGTCGCACGGAACCGTTTCTCGGTGATACCCGACCCGTATGGGGGTATTGCAAACAACGCGATGGGCCTTTCGCCGTAGCGCGTACGGCCGTTCTGTCGCTTGCCGTGGACCGGCCCGAGGTCTATCGCTCTGCGCGACGGATCAGTAACCGCTGGTAGCCGCGCATCACGAAGCGCGGCCGGCGCGACGGAGTCCCGGCGAGGGCCATGTCGGGCAGTCGTTCGCGCAGGGCGTGCAGCGTCGCGGCGATCTCCACGCGGGCCAGCGGCGCGCCCAGGCAGTAGTGCACCCCGGCGCCGAACCCCAGGTGCGGGTTGGGGGAGCGCCCGACGTCGAGACGGTCCGGGTCGGCGAACGCCTCCGGGTCCCGCGCGGCCGCCCCGAGCAGCGCGCCCACGCTCGCCCCGGCCGCGACGGGGAACCCGGCCACCTCGGTGTCGCGCAGCGCGGTCCGCTCGAAGAGCTGCAACGGCGCGTCGAACCGGATCAGCTCCTCCACCGCGGCCGGGACGAGCCCCGGGCCGGCGACCAGACGCGCCCACTGGTCGGGGTGGTCCAGCAGTGCGCGGACGCCGTTGCCGATCACGTTCACGGTCGCCTCGTGCCCGGCCATCAGCAGCAGCGCCGCCGTGCCGACGAGCTCGTCGCCGGAGATCCGTGCACCGTCGGCGTCGCGGACGGCGAGCAGGTCGGAGACGAGGTCATGCCCACCGGCGGGTCGGGCGGCGAGCGCGCGCAGCTGCGCGACGAACTCCGCCGACGCGCGCTCGGCCGATGCTCGGCCGTCGTCGCCGGGGTCGGGCTCGTACATCCGCACGATCGCGTCCGACCAGCCGCGCAGCGGTCCCCGCTCGGACTCCGGGACGCCGAGCAGCTCGGCGATCACCTCGACCGGCAACGGCTCCGCGACGCCCGAGATCAGGTCGGCCCCGTCCCCGTCGTCGCCGCCGCCGCCGCAGCCCTCGTCGATGCGCTCGACGAGACCGTCGACCAGAGCGTCCGCGCGTCGCTGCACCCAGGGGGCGAGGCGGGCGGTGTGGCCGCGGCCGAACGCCGTCGCCACCAGCCGTCGCAGACGGGTGTGCGGCTCGCCCTCGCGTTCGAGCAGCGAGTTGCGGTGCAGCAGGTTGAACGCGGCGAAGTCCGCGGCCGGCGCCGCGTCGGTCCAGATCCGGCCCAGGCCGCGGTCGCGCAGGACGTCCGAGCAGGCCGCGTGCGACACCGCCACCGGCAGGCCGAGCGACGGGTGCTCGTGCACCGCCGCGACGGCGCGCATCCGCGCGTAGGCGGGGTAGGGGTCGGCCAGGAACGCGGGGTCGGCCGGATCGAACGCATGCACCACCCGCTACCTTGCACCACGATGGGCAAGAAGACGCGAACCCGAGCCGCAGCCGCCACGACCGACGGGGAGAACCCCCGCCGGCCCTGCCCGTGCGGGTCCGGCAAGCGCTACAAGGCCTGCCACGGCGCGGGCGACGACGTGATCGTCATCCGTCCGTTCGAGGGCCTGACGTCCGAGCCGGACCTGGTCGCGATGCGGGAGTTCCTGCCGTCGGCCACCGCCCCGCTGCCGGTGCGCGACGGCGCCCCGGCGACGCTCGCCTCGGTGCTGCCGGGCGCGTCCGCGGCGCTGGTGCGCGTCAACGGCGAGATCCTGCTCGGCATGCAGGTCCAGACCCGCTCCGGCGACCTGGCGGCCGACCTGGCCGCGGCCCTGACCTGGGCGCGGTCGGCCGAGCCCGGCTCGTCGCTGCCCGTGGTGGGGCCCTCGCTGCGGTCGTCCGAGCGCCTGCAGGACCTGCTCGACCCCGACGCGCACCTGGACCTGACGGTGCACAAGGACTTCGCCTGGTGGCTCGCCGACGACGGCGAGCCGGGTGCCGAGGCCGCCGCGATGCTGGAGCGCGCGAACTCGGTGATCCTGCCGACCGAGCAGGTCGAGGGGAAGGGCGTGCGCGCCGCGTACTGGGTCGACACCGGCTCGAAGGCGCACCTGCGCTGGGTCCGCCCGGAGCCCGAGGACCGGCTGATGGCGGCGCTGGCACGCCTGTCCGAGCGCGGCGAGCTGGAGCTGTCGGCCGACAGCCGCTACGCGGGCTCGTTCCGGGCGCACGGGCTGCTGGTGCCGGTCTGGGACCTCGACCAGGAGATGCACTCCTCGGAGTGGTCCGAGCCGGCCGCGTCGTTCGCCGCGCGCCTGGAGGAGACCCTCGAGGGTCTCGACGCGACCCCGTTGACCGTCGACGAGCACCGCGCACGCGACGTCCTCGCCGGCAAGCAGATCACGCTCCGCTAGACCGCCCCGACACGCGGAACGGCCCCGCCGAGGCGGGGCCGTTCGTGTGTGAGGGGGTGGCTCAGACCCGTCCGCCGGCGACCGGCGGGGCGGTGGTGTCGGGCGCCGCGGCCTTGGTGAGCTCGCGGTTCACGAAGTCCTCGATGTGGAACAGGTTGTCCCCGGCCCGGCGGACGACCGTGAGCAGCGTCGACATCGAGGCGACCTCCTCGACCTGCTCCTTGAGGAACCACTGCATGAACTGCTCGCCGAGGTAGTCGCCCTCGTCGCGGGCGGTCCGGGCGAGCGCCGTGATCTGCTCGGTGACCGTCTTCTCCTGCGACAACGCGAGCGTCACTACGTCCTCGACGCTGGAGAACTCGTTGCGGACCTCGTCCACGGCCGGGATGACGGCGCGGTGGTCGGAGTCGAGCAGGTACTGGACCATGCTCATCGCGTGGTTGCGCTCCTCGAGGGCCTGCGCGTAGAAGTGCGCCGCCAGCTGCGGGAGGTCTTCGTCGTCGAGGTAGACCGCGACCGCCGCGTACTGCTGGCTCGCGGTGAACTCGTTGCGGATCTGGTCACGCAACATTGCGGGGAACTTCGTCTCCTCGGCCACCCTCCGATGGTAGCCGGAGAACTTTTCTGGATCCATTCAAGAAGAGTGGGATCACACGGTCGGACGCGGCCATCGGTGGCCTCGTAGGCTCCGGGGCATGGGACTTCTGGACGGAAAGGTCGTCATCGTCACCGGTGCCGGTCGGGGTATCGGTCGCGGCGAGGCACTGGAGTGCGCGGCGCAGGGCGCGTCGGTGGTGGTGGCCGAGTTCGACCCGGACGCCGGCGAGGGCGTCGCGAAGGAGATCGTCGACGCCGGCGGTGCGGCCGTCGCGGTCAGCGGGGACGTCGCCGAGGCGGCCACCGCGGACTCTCTCGTCGCCACGGCGGTGGAGCAGTTCGGACGCCTCGACGCGCTGGTCAACAACGCCGGCATCCTGCGCGACCGCACCGTCGCCAAGCTCTCCGAGGACGACTGGGACGCCGTCGTGCGGGTGCACCTGCGCGGGCACTTCCTGCCGACCCGCGCCGCGATCCGGCACTGGCGCGAGGCGAAGACCCCCGGGCACCTGGTGCACACGGCGTCGACGTCGGGAATCCTCGGCAACTTCGGCCAGACGAACTACGGCGCGGCCAAGGCCGGCATCGCCGCGTTCTCCACGATCGTCGCGATGGAGGGCGCCCGCGCCGGGATCACCTCCAACGCGATCGCCCCGACCGCGCTCACCCGGATGACGCTCGACCTCATGCCGCAGGAGTTCCGCGACGCCCGCGACGAGGCCCTGGAGCGCGGCGAGTTCGACTTCTTCGCCCCGGAGAACGTCGCCCCGCTCGTCGCCTACCTGTGCTCGGACGAGTCGAGCCACATCAGCGGCAAGGTCTTCGGCGTCCAGGGCGACAGCGTGGAGATCTACCAGCCCTTCACGTCGGTCGCCGAGATCCGCGGGGACGGCAGGCGCTGGGACCCGTCGGTCCTGGCCGGTCGCGTCGACGAGCTGTTCACCGAGTCCGGCATCGTCCCCGGCGCCGAGAACATGATGGCCAAGAGCCGCCACCAGATCCTGCGCTGAGCCCGGCCATGGTCAACGGGGCGTCAGGGCTGTCGACGCATGATCGAACAGCACTGACGCCCCGTCGACCATGTGAACCGGAGCGGGCGCGTCAGCGGACCTGGGTGATCCCGGGCAGGAACGCGTAGCCGACGAACGCGACGACGTCGATCAGCGCGTGTGCCCCGACCAGGGGCCAGAGACGGTTGCTCCGCTGCCACACCCGGCCGAACACCAGCCCCATGACGACGTTGCCGAAGAACGCGCCCACGCCCTGGTAGAGGTGGTAGGCCCCGCGCAGGACGGCCGTCGCACCGATCGCGCGGTTCTCCGACCAGCCGAGCTGACGCAGGCGGGTGAGCAGGTAGCCGATCATCACGATCTCCTCCGCCCAGGCGTTGGCCAGGGCCGAGGCGACGAGCACCGGGATCCGCCACCAGACGTCGGTCAGGGTGCTCGGCGCGACGTCCGGTGCGATCCCGATCACCCGGCCCAGCAGGTAGAGGCCCAGGCCCGGGATGCCGATCAGGGCGGCGAGCCCGAGGGCGCCGAGCGCGTCACGTCCGGGGCGGGTGCGGTCCAGGCCGACCCGGCGCAGCGCGATCCCGGCGCGCAGCAGCAGGTAGACGGCCAGGGCGCCCCACCCGACGAGCTGCAGCACCCGGACGAGCTGGAACGCCAGGTCGACGACGGTGTCGGTGCTGGCAGGGGCGTTCAGCGTCACCTGCTGGCTCGCCAGCGGGGCGGGCGCGAGCAGGGCCTCGACCAGCGACAGCGCGCTGCGCAGCGCGGAGAGGCCGAGCGTCACCGTCAGCACGACGGCGATCTCCAGCCCGATCAGGCGGCGCTCCCGTGCGTCCCGTACGACCTCGACGCCGGACGGTGCCGGTAGGAGCCAGTCCCGAACTGCCACGGGCACCGACGTTACCGCTCCGCGTATCATGGCCCGTGTGCTCCGGCTGGTGTTGTCCCCGCGGTGGATCGCCTGGCACCTGCTCACCCTCGGTGCCATGACGACCTGCGCCTTCCTGGCGATCTGGCAGTGGGGCCGCGCCGGCTCGGCGATGGGGTCCGCGCTGAACGTGGGCTACGGCCTGCAGTGGCCGCTGTTCGCGTTGTTCTTCGCGTTCTTCTGGTGGCACTTCCTGCACATGGAGGTCCGGTCGCTGCGCGATGCCGAGGGCGCCATGCGGACCGATGAGGCGGCCGGCACCACGACCGGCGACGGGGCCGGCGACCCGGGAGAGCCGTCCGCCGCGGACGAGCCCGTCCGGCCGGCGGCTCCGGAGAAGACACCGGAGCCGGATCCCGACCGGCCCTCCCCGTTCGGCCCCCGCCCCGCCGGGGTCGACCTCTCCCGCCTCTCGGACCCGCAGATCCGGGCCTACAACGACGAGCTGGCCAAGCTGAACGCCAGGAACCAGGAGCACTGACACCGTGTCGATCGCGACCGCGCTGAAGGCGTACCGGATCTCGGCCTGGGTCACCGGCGTCGGCCTGCTGCTGCTGACGTTCTACGCGATGCCGGCCAAGTACTTCTTCGGCGACCCGCGCCCCGTGGCACTGATCGGCATGGTCCACGGGTTCCTGTACATGATCTACA is a window encoding:
- a CDS encoding CPBP family intramembrane glutamic endopeptidase — its product is MIRGAVTSVPVAVRDWLLPAPSGVEVVRDARERRLIGLEIAVVLTVTLGLSALRSALSLVEALLAPAPLASQQVTLNAPASTDTVVDLAFQLVRVLQLVGWGALAVYLLLRAGIALRRVGLDRTRPGRDALGALGLAALIGIPGLGLYLLGRVIGIAPDVAPSTLTDVWWRIPVLVASALANAWAEEIVMIGYLLTRLRQLGWSENRAIGATAVLRGAYHLYQGVGAFFGNVVMGLVFGRVWQRSNRLWPLVGAHALIDVVAFVGYAFLPGITQVR
- a CDS encoding DUF5926 family protein — encoded protein: MGKKTRTRAAAATTDGENPRRPCPCGSGKRYKACHGAGDDVIVIRPFEGLTSEPDLVAMREFLPSATAPLPVRDGAPATLASVLPGASAALVRVNGEILLGMQVQTRSGDLAADLAAALTWARSAEPGSSLPVVGPSLRSSERLQDLLDPDAHLDLTVHKDFAWWLADDGEPGAEAAAMLERANSVILPTEQVEGKGVRAAYWVDTGSKAHLRWVRPEPEDRLMAALARLSERGELELSADSRYAGSFRAHGLLVPVWDLDQEMHSSEWSEPAASFAARLEETLEGLDATPLTVDEHRARDVLAGKQITLR
- a CDS encoding cytochrome P450; its protein translation is MHAFDPADPAFLADPYPAYARMRAVAAVHEHPSLGLPVAVSHAACSDVLRDRGLGRIWTDAAPAADFAAFNLLHRNSLLEREGEPHTRLRRLVATAFGRGHTARLAPWVQRRADALVDGLVERIDEGCGGGGDDGDGADLISGVAEPLPVEVIAELLGVPESERGPLRGWSDAIVRMYEPDPGDDGRASAERASAEFVAQLRALAARPAGGHDLVSDLLAVRDADGARISGDELVGTAALLLMAGHEATVNVIGNGVRALLDHPDQWARLVAGPGLVPAAVEELIRFDAPLQLFERTALRDTEVAGFPVAAGASVGALLGAAARDPEAFADPDRLDVGRSPNPHLGFGAGVHYCLGAPLARVEIAATLHALRERLPDMALAGTPSRRPRFVMRGYQRLLIRRAER
- a CDS encoding SDR family NAD(P)-dependent oxidoreductase — encoded protein: MGLLDGKVVIVTGAGRGIGRGEALECAAQGASVVVAEFDPDAGEGVAKEIVDAGGAAVAVSGDVAEAATADSLVATAVEQFGRLDALVNNAGILRDRTVAKLSEDDWDAVVRVHLRGHFLPTRAAIRHWREAKTPGHLVHTASTSGILGNFGQTNYGAAKAGIAAFSTIVAMEGARAGITSNAIAPTALTRMTLDLMPQEFRDARDEALERGEFDFFAPENVAPLVAYLCSDESSHISGKVFGVQGDSVEIYQPFTSVAEIRGDGRRWDPSVLAGRVDELFTESGIVPGAENMMAKSRHQILR
- a CDS encoding ferritin, which encodes MLRDQIRNEFTASQQYAAVAVYLDDEDLPQLAAHFYAQALEERNHAMSMVQYLLDSDHRAVIPAVDEVRNEFSSVEDVVTLALSQEKTVTEQITALARTARDEGDYLGEQFMQWFLKEQVEEVASMSTLLTVVRRAGDNLFHIEDFVNRELTKAAAPDTTAPPVAGGRV
- a CDS encoding DUF3817 domain-containing protein, with the protein product MSIATALKAYRISAWVTGVGLLLLTFYAMPAKYFFGDPRPVALIGMVHGFLYMIYIVCTLILAERTRWKPLFALVILAAGTIPIASFVAERKVTQKVHAEHLGAATA